A genomic segment from Dehalococcoidia bacterium encodes:
- a CDS encoding DUF2958 domain-containing protein, with amino-acid sequence MKLLTKKLEKMLPPLGATKNQSDPLAIAKFFAPWTSWTWYATEYDPEERLFFGLVDGFKKEFGSFSLDELQGLRGPSGLRVKRDMYWEPTPSSKILSGEAR; translated from the coding sequence GTGAAGCTATTAACAAAAAAACTGGAAAAAATGTTGCCGCCGTTGGGCGCAACCAAAAACCAAAGCGACCCTCTGGCAATAGCCAAGTTCTTCGCTCCCTGGACAAGTTGGACATGGTACGCGACAGAATACGATCCCGAGGAAAGACTATTCTTCGGTCTTGTTGACGGCTTCAAGAAAGAATTCGGCAGTTTTAGCTTAGATGAGCTTCAAGGGTTGCGCGGCCCCTCCGGTTTGCGCGTAAAGCGCGACATGTATTGGGAGCCCACACCGTCAAGCAAAATCCTGAGCGGGGAGGCGCGTTAA